The Saccharolobus shibatae B12 genomic interval CTTCCCTTAATTTCAATATAACCTCTTCAACGCTCCCTCTGAATCTAAATACCTCATTAAGGGTTGGAGTTTCTTCGTTTATAGAAGGCTTGAAATAAAATCTTAGAAATGGTACTATATGCTCTTTTACTAAATGTGTTGCAAAATCAAAATCTCCCATTCTGACTTTATCTAGAAAACCGAAGCTTTGCTTCACATCAACAGCTACTTTTATTCTTGTTAGTCTACCTAATTCTGTCAAAATGAGATCTATCTTCCATATTAATTTCCCATTATCCCCTTCCCCTTTATATGTAATAGTATTAAATGTGAGCATAGGTCCTTCCATTGTACCCGAGAACGTTGTCACTCGTGATTCAGGATCTCCAATTACATAGAGAACTTTGAACTTATTCTCTGGATTTTTTAGACTACCCATTGTCACAAATTTATTTTCAGTCTTATCAAATATATTAACAATCATCAGATGACCTAATATTCCAGTAAACCTCACTGGATCTATAAAGAATGACAATAACTGATATCTATTAGCTTTCACTTCCATTTCTTCTGCATAGGGCATAAATCTAATATATAATTTTAAAATATAAACCTTATTGATTTATATAGGAGATTACCTATATATAAGCACCTTTAGTGGAAACGAAACGCAAATGCAAAATATGAGCTTTCATTAGGCTCCAATATTTTGAGTCCTAATCCGTTGTGATAGGCATCTGGAGCACCACTCATAGGTTCTATTGCAACTGAGCCCCTTACACCAGTATATATTTGAACGAAAGGCATGTTTCTTCTTGTAATTCTCACTTTCGAATACGAGGAATGTAACTGAATACCTCCACTTATCAAGAAACAATCATCGTAATCAGTATGCTCAAGTTTAGTCTTTATCAATTCCCCAGTAGGGATCTTATTGAAACTTATGCACTTCTTAACACTTTCTTCCTTTTCCACCACTATCCTCCAATCGTCAGCTGTAATAAAGTAGGGATGTGCACCAACTGTCAACGGGGCTCTTTTATTTCCCACATTTCTCACAACTATCTTTGTCCTAAGACCGTATTTGAAAACCTTATAGGTTATTAGACAATCCAGTTTAGAAGGATATCCTTCATGTTCTAAAATATACTCCAAGCTAACGCTATCTTCGCTTTTGGTTACCACGTTGAATTCCTTATCCATGACTAGTCCATGTATTGCGTTTCCCTCTCTATTTTGGGGTAAAGTATATTTCACTCCCTCAAATACATATTCTGCATTTTTCACTCTATTTGCAAATGGTATTAGAATTGCCATGCCACCCCTTGTTGGTCTCTCCAAATCACCCTTTAATATCATATCTCTGTTTCCTATTCTAAACGCGTTAAGATATGCGCCTTTTGTTAAAATTTCAGCTTCTGTATCTCCCTTTTTTATTTTCATACACTTTCACATTCGGACTGGGATTAAATTTATTTTCTATCTTAGTCGTCTTACTCTACCTTCAATTTAAAAAATTTAAACTTGTATAAGGATATTCTTCTCGTTAAACTTTACAATAAAATTTTTAAACATCACATTGTGGCTAAAACAAGAATGATTAAGTATAAGGATACAAGATGGATGTATCTAGTGATACCTTATAACGCTTCAACGGGACCATTGTCAACGTTAGTAACCTTACAGATTCTTTCGCTTGGCGGAAATGCAATTGACGTAGCATACGCTATCTCCCTAAGTAATGCAGTTCTAATTCCAGCTTCAATAATATGGGGATTTATGGCTGACAAGATGGATAGAAAGAAACAAATATTGTTAAGCTTAGCTGGAGTTTCAATACCACTTATTGTAATGCCCTTTATGAACAGTATCTCACTAGTCACCTTGAACTACGCTCTAATTACGTTCATGAGTACTGCATCAGCTACACCATTTAATTTGTTAGTGATGGAGTCCGCTGAGAAAAAACACTGGGGCTCTCTCTTCTCAAGATTCTCTTTATTCTCCTCTATAGGTGTTTTGCTAGGATTGGTTGTTTCGACTTTTCTAGTAATTCTCTTAAGAATTGACCAAATAGAGGAAATACTGGGATTTTCAGTACTGGCTACGTTGATTGCAAGCGTAAAAATACTACCTAAATCCATAATTACATTTGAAAGGACAGCTATTATACACCATAAGGAATCGTTTTTGACTAGAATGAGACACTTGCCAATGATGTTCCTTCATCTACCTAATATTCATCACTTTAAAATGTTTTCCGTGACTAGATTATTTAGGAAACCCATTAATTACATTCCTCTACTTTACTTAGGAATAGTGCTATTTTACATAAGCAGCGGAATATTCAATACTGTATATCCAGCAGGTTTGTACGTGAAGGGATTAAATAAATCTGAAGTTTTGGCTGTAATAAGCGTTGGTATGATATTTCAAATTTTAGGATTTAGGATATCCTCAACGTTACTGGAGAATAAAGATGAGAAAGGATTAGCATACACTTCACTTATTCTGAGAGGTGCGTCATACGTTTTACTTGGTATATTTGCCCAACTATTTTTAGGTATTCCAATATTAATCTCTGGATTAATATTCTATCCATTGGCAGCAGGAATTGCCTATGCAATCTTCTACTCCTCATCTACCACTTTGATATTCAAAATTGTTGGTGAGAGAAGGCAAGGAACTGGACTCGGTGTTTATAGTACAGTAGTAGGGATATCGTTATTTGTGGGGTCACTTTTATCTGGTTATATCACGCACTATATTAGCTATGGGATAGATTTTATAGTTGCGGGAATAATACTTTTAATTGCAGCATGGATATTCAGATATCTAGAGGAAGGATAGTTTTTCTTAATTTTAATAAAAATAAACTATTATTTAAACTTTATGACACTTTATCGACGTAAAACTTAGCACGCCTCTATATGATATTTAGCCTAACATTAGAGAATATAAATAAAATAAAACTTGATAGGTCTTACTTTTTTATAATATTTAATCATAAAATTTATTAAAATGATTTATCTAATATTTAGTAGAGGTGTAAAAAATGAGTGAAAAGCTCGATAAACTAATGCAATTAAAAGGAGCGATAGCTGCTGGTCAATATACGCCAGATGGAAAACTTGTAGAATACAAAGGACCAATGCCTAAAGAAATGGCCGAGATGGTAGCGAAGATGGTAGCAGCCAACACTTTAATGGGAACTGTGGAAGCAGAGTCTTTCACAAAGATTTCTGGAATGAGATGGACGCCATTCTTAGGGTGGGCTGTAGCTGCAGGAGAGTACGCAGTATGTGTAATGGGAAATTATGGAGTGTTCGTTAGACTTGCTGAGGCAGATTTCAATCAAATATTTAAGATATTAAGAGAAGTATCTGGAATATAAAGCTAAAAAGTTTTATAATATCTTCTTTTTTCATAAATCCAATCCTCACTTTCTTCATGGCATTCCATACCGTATCTCTTACAATTCTCCAATATTCTATTCCTCAAATTAACCCACCACTGCGTAAAACCCTCCTTAAATTTTAACCCCCTATAGTAATGGAAACTGTCGAAAATTACCCTTGCCTTAATATTTGAAATTTCTCGGATCATATTTTCTACCTCAGTATCATTTACACCTTGAATAATAGGCCCTATGAAAATCCAAGTTTCTAGCCCTTCATTACTGAGTTTCTCTAAGGCTCTTAATCTACCTTTAGCTGGAGGTGCGCTAGGTTCTAACTTATTATTTAAACTAGTAACTGTAACTCCAACATCAACTCTATCCTTATATTCTAAGAGTACGTCAATATCCCTTAAAACTAAGGGTGACTTGGTCTGAATTGAAACTCTGAAACCATTTTTTAATAATATCTTTAGACTTTCCCTAGTGAGCTTTCTTAAAGCCTCTATTGGTTGATAAGCATCAGTTATCGTGGATATCCCAACTACTCCCCTCTTATAGATTTTCACTTCTCTTTGTAAAACCTCAAGCAAGTTCTCCTTAACAGCTACAACTTTTCCCCAATTTTCTGAAGCCTCCCTATCTGGAGTGAAATTGGGAGCATAACAATAGGGGCAAGAAAATACACAACCTAAATAAGGATTTAGACTATAGTTTAACTCTTTCAATCCAGATTTACTTAAAGCAGATTTCACCCTAACGGACTTTACAATCATTTTAACCACTTATCAATGGTATTAAAGGAGAGTAATGACTTGCTTAACCACTGCTTTAAATCAGACCTTAATAATTTCTTAACGAAATTTAAGGAAGTACTTATATCGTCAAATACTACTGGCTTACCTTTAAACATTTCCCTAACATTTTCCCTAACAAACCAAACACCTACTGGCAAGTTAAATCCTTCATATATTTCCCTCCATAATATTGCAGTGGCTTGTCTCTTTCTGCTCGCCAAGAATTCCGTCACACCTAATCTAGAAGCATAATAACAGCCACCTATTTCTGGATAATCAGATCTACCATGGTACCTTTCGTTATCCACTTCTATATCGACATAGTTGCCAAACTTATTCCAAGTACTTCCAGGGTACCAGGCTTCTCCCCATTCAAAGCTCCAATCTCTAGGAAGAAGAATTGCTATGAAAAGATTCTTATTATGTTTTCTGAAATAAACTTCAACCTTGTCTATCGTGTCATAACTCTTTATATTCTCGATTAGAGTATCGGAAATAGTCTTATCCACTGCTGTTATACTCCATCTAGTAGGTACTAATTTTCTTTCCTTTCCAATTCCACCAATACTTAATATCTTGGATATTTTTTCTACGTCAATCCCTGCATTATATAATTTCATTATACCATCTTTCGCTCTCATATCGTTATCATCATAAACCTTCTCTACTACTGTTAAGGGAGGAGGCAATGTAGCTATTTCAAGCTTTTCCAATGGTGCTGAAGGACCTAGAGGTGGTAGACTTTCATCTAAAATACTTCCAGAAGGTATTCTCTTCAGCCTTAAATCCAATTCAACTGGTCTCGATGATATTGTTATACTCTGAATATCCAGTAAAAACCTATCTGGTAGTCTTGCATCATCTCTGTGATATTTGACACCACCTCTCACTAAGGAAAGCCTCATTGATAAGAACTCACTTAAGTCGGCATTGAGCCAATATTTGGAATCTTCAAACTTGCTCGTATCCCCCAAAATTGGCGGGGTAGAGGGATAAACTGTAATTTTGGGATAACTAAATCTACCTACAAAGACGGATGGTGGAGAAGAACCATATACCTCCTTGAAATTTACTCTTACCGTTTTAGTATTAACTATGATTGGACAGTATGAAAGACCGCAAAGATACTTTGCCCCTCTACATCTTATGCATAACTCTGGCCTTATCACTAATTTAATCTTACTCTCTTACCTATATAATATTTTTATCAGTTAACGTGTCGTTAAGCTCTTTTATTGCAATTACCAATTGTGCATGAACAAAAATCTGAGGAAAGTTACCCATAAACTCACCTTTTTCCACATCAACGTGTTCACCCACTAAATGTAGTTCTCTTGAAACCTTATTGATCTTATCCAATATTTCTACAGCACTGTCTATTTTTCCTAATCTCATATAAACTCTAGCAAGCCATACTGTGGTCAACAAAAATGGGTGTTTAGCTTCTCCCATGAAATCAGTTTTGTATCTTTTCACAAATACGTCGGTTTTTAGATCGTTTTCAATTTTCGTTAATGTATCAATGAATATACTATCATTAACTTCAATGAACCCATACAATGGTGCTGACAATAATGATGAATCTACGTCATCAGTATTCCCACAATATCTGATAAAATAATTGTTCTTTACACAGTTGGTGAATATCCAGTTTCTAAGCTTTTCCCTCTCTTTAGCCCAAATGTCCGCATATCCGATTAAGTTTGCTAGTTTTCCTATTTTATCCAGTGCTATCCACATCATAATTTTAGAGTGAGTATAGTGTTGAGGACTCCCTCTATCCTCCCAAATACCAGAATCTTTTAAGCTCCAATTCTCTACTATCCAATCCCCAATGTACTTCACTTTACTAAAAACGTCTTTCAGAAACACTTGATCATTAGTCAACTTTACATATTTATAAAGAGCCGAAATGAAAAATCCTTCAATATCTAATTGAATCTGAGAAGAAGCCCCGTTTCCTATTCTTACTGGTTTAGAATTCTTGTATCCGGATAGCCATCGTAATTCCCTTTCAGGGGGAGGAATTGTACCTTCTATCGTATATAGAGGATAGTAAAATGGCTTTGACGAGAAATTTATGAGCGAAAGTAAGAAGTTTATTATTCTCCTAGCTTCTACAATGAATCCAGCTTCTAGCAAGGCTTCAGCTATGATCGAAGAATCTCTTATCCATGCAAATCTATAATCCCAATTTCTCTTTCCACCTTCAACTTCTGGTAAAGAAGTTGTAGGAGCTGCAATTACTCCACCAGAAGGCGCATAAATAGAGCCTAGCATTGTATATATGGATGTCTTATAAAGGTCATTAAATGATGCAGCGTCTTTCACATCAGTACTTTTCCAATAGTTTACCGTATTTTCAAACGATCTTTCATACATAGCATTTAACGTTGAACCCCTTTCACTGAAAACGCCGTGTTTAACGTCAGAGGCATAGTTGGCTATTAAATATCCTTTTCCAGTACTAAAATTCCAAACGTAATTTCCGGATCTTTTGACCTCGCCCGAAAAGTCGTAAAGAAACGCTATACAATCTCTTCCTCTTGGATTTACAAATTTACTACCATCGATTATGGGCTTGTATAAAGAATAATAGAATCTAGGTCTGAACACTACCTTAAAAGGAATTTCCGATTCAACCTTTCTTATAATTACTGTTTCACCCAATGGTATGAGATCAGTAATACTTATTTCGCCTTGTTTAGTACGTATGGCAGTCATTAATACTAATGGATAAACATATTCTTGTTTAACGGCTATTATTTCTTGTCCTTCTGGTAATATGGAAAACTCCCCTCCATCTTCATCTAACAACCTAGTGAACACTGACGGGGAGTCGAATTTAGGAACTGGAAACCAAACAATTGAAGATAAATCAATTAGGGCTGATGTTATCTGATTTGAGATGAATCCAAGTGTTTTCATAAATATCAAGAAAGGTCAAACAACTATATAAGTCATTAGCCAAATAAGGCAAATAGATCATAATCATTATTTAAGATATAAGTAGATAAGAAATATTATGATTAAAGATGTACTGTCTTGACGATAGGAAAAGGATACCAGCTAATGTTGTATGCTCATCATATAATTTCAAAATAAGGGCTATAATTAATGGAAAACCTTATATGGCTAGTTATGAGGAGTTGTGGAACTTCCCATTAGACGGCTTAAATAGCATTCACTTATTCGAGAATATGGATTACGCGTTGAGAAATGATCCGTTTCTCTCAGCTACTAGTTCTATAGCAATATTCGTTTCCGAAAAGGAGGACATCGAAGGCTTTGTGGAACTAATATTATCGAAAACACTTTTTGAAATAAGATCTATTATTTTAGCAGAAAACCCAATTTCAAAATATGGAGATAGTGAAGTAACGTTGTCTTCAAGTTCACTCTACTATAGTGTAAGTTATAGGAACGATAGGCTGATGATCAAGGCTAAGGATAGAGAGGGATATTATGAGATAATCATGAAATTGCACAATTTTACCTTTGTAAGCGATTACAGGGAATTGTTGAGAAGTGTGGAGAAGGTGGGGA includes:
- a CDS encoding SPL family radical SAM protein; translation: MIVKSVRVKSALSKSGLKELNYSLNPYLGCVFSCPYCYAPNFTPDREASENWGKVVAVKENLLEVLQREVKIYKRGVVGISTITDAYQPIEALRKLTRESLKILLKNGFRVSIQTKSPLVLRDIDVLLEYKDRVDVGVTVTSLNNKLEPSAPPAKGRLRALEKLSNEGLETWIFIGPIIQGVNDTEVENMIREISNIKARVIFDSFHYYRGLKFKEGFTQWWVNLRNRILENCKRYGMECHEESEDWIYEKRRYYKTF
- a CDS encoding Nre family DNA repair protein yields the protein MIRPELCIRCRGAKYLCGLSYCPIIVNTKTVRVNFKEVYGSSPPSVFVGRFSYPKITVYPSTPPILGDTSKFEDSKYWLNADLSEFLSMRLSLVRGGVKYHRDDARLPDRFLLDIQSITISSRPVELDLRLKRIPSGSILDESLPPLGPSAPLEKLEIATLPPPLTVVEKVYDDNDMRAKDGIMKLYNAGIDVEKISKILSIGGIGKERKLVPTRWSITAVDKTISDTLIENIKSYDTIDKVEVYFRKHNKNLFIAILLPRDWSFEWGEAWYPGSTWNKFGNYVDIEVDNERYHGRSDYPEIGGCYYASRLGVTEFLASRKRQATAILWREIYEGFNLPVGVWFVRENVREMFKGKPVVFDDISTSLNFVKKLLRSDLKQWLSKSLLSFNTIDKWLK
- a CDS encoding MFS transporter; the encoded protein is MIKYKDTRWMYLVIPYNASTGPLSTLVTLQILSLGGNAIDVAYAISLSNAVLIPASIIWGFMADKMDRKKQILLSLAGVSIPLIVMPFMNSISLVTLNYALITFMSTASATPFNLLVMESAEKKHWGSLFSRFSLFSSIGVLLGLVVSTFLVILLRIDQIEEILGFSVLATLIASVKILPKSIITFERTAIIHHKESFLTRMRHLPMMFLHLPNIHHFKMFSVTRLFRKPINYIPLLYLGIVLFYISSGIFNTVYPAGLYVKGLNKSEVLAVISVGMIFQILGFRISSTLLENKDEKGLAYTSLILRGASYVLLGIFAQLFLGIPILISGLIFYPLAAGIAYAIFYSSSTTLIFKIVGERRQGTGLGVYSTVVGISLFVGSLLSGYITHYISYGIDFIVAGIILLIAAWIFRYLEEG
- a CDS encoding DUF2173 family protein — translated: MSEKLDKLMQLKGAIAAGQYTPDGKLVEYKGPMPKEMAEMVAKMVAANTLMGTVEAESFTKISGMRWTPFLGWAVAAGEYAVCVMGNYGVFVRLAEADFNQIFKILREVSGI
- a CDS encoding aldose 1-epimerase; protein product: MKIKKGDTEAEILTKGAYLNAFRIGNRDMILKGDLERPTRGGMAILIPFANRVKNAEYVFEGVKYTLPQNREGNAIHGLVMDKEFNVVTKSEDSVSLEYILEHEGYPSKLDCLITYKVFKYGLRTKIVVRNVGNKRAPLTVGAHPYFITADDWRIVVEKEESVKKCISFNKIPTGELIKTKLEHTDYDDCFLISGGIQLHSSYSKVRITRRNMPFVQIYTGVRGSVAIEPMSGAPDAYHNGLGLKILEPNESSYFAFAFRFH
- the treH1 gene encoding alpha,alpha-trehalase TreH1, with product MKTLGFISNQITSALIDLSSIVWFPVPKFDSPSVFTRLLDEDGGEFSILPEGQEIIAVKQEYVYPLVLMTAIRTKQGEISITDLIPLGETVIIRKVESEIPFKVVFRPRFYYSLYKPIIDGSKFVNPRGRDCIAFLYDFSGEVKRSGNYVWNFSTGKGYLIANYASDVKHGVFSERGSTLNAMYERSFENTVNYWKSTDVKDAASFNDLYKTSIYTMLGSIYAPSGGVIAAPTTSLPEVEGGKRNWDYRFAWIRDSSIIAEALLEAGFIVEARRIINFLLSLINFSSKPFYYPLYTIEGTIPPPERELRWLSGYKNSKPVRIGNGASSQIQLDIEGFFISALYKYVKLTNDQVFLKDVFSKVKYIGDWIVENWSLKDSGIWEDRGSPQHYTHSKIMMWIALDKIGKLANLIGYADIWAKEREKLRNWIFTNCVKNNYFIRYCGNTDDVDSSLLSAPLYGFIEVNDSIFIDTLTKIENDLKTDVFVKRYKTDFMGEAKHPFLLTTVWLARVYMRLGKIDSAVEILDKINKVSRELHLVGEHVDVEKGEFMGNFPQIFVHAQLVIAIKELNDTLTDKNII